Below is a window of Thermoplasmata archaeon DNA.
CCGAAGCGCACCTTTCTGAAATTCCTCGAACGGTCCGATTTGCCGCCCGATTTCGTCCGGGGCATCGAACACTTCAAGATCGAGGGTTCCTCGGGGAAGGTGAACCTCGCCCTCAACGAGGCGCCGAGCTTCTCGTGCCTCCCGGGAAACGGGCCGCTCCTCCAGGGGGCTATCTCGCTCGGCCCGAGCGTGGACTACATCGAGAAGGCGTACGACGACGCGAAGTACGGGGACTACTCGCACCGGCCCTACGTCGACATGTGCGTCCCTTCGACCCTCGATCCGACCCTTGCGCCTCCGGGGAAGCACATCATGTCCTGCTTCATCCAATACGCGCCGTACACGCTCCGGAACGGGAACTGGGCGGACCGTCGGGAGGAATTCGGGGAGACGGTCCTCGACACGATCGAGGAGTACGTCCCGGACATCCGAAAAATCATCCTCCATCGACAGGTGCTGAGCCCGTGGGACCTCGAGCAGATGATCGGACTCACGGGAGGGAACATCTTCCACGGCGAGCTCACGCCGAACCAACTGCTGTTCCTGCGGCCCACCGCGGGCTGGTCGCAATATCGCTGTCCGATCCGGGCGCTGTACCTCTGCGGGTCGGGAGCCCATCCCGGCGGAGGCGTGATGGGGGCGCCCGGCTACAACGCCGCCCGTGAAATCCTCCGGGATTGGGCGCTCCTCAAGGTGTGAGCGATGCTCGAGGCGTTCGACGTCGCGATCGTCGGAGGGGGCCACAACGGCCTCGTCGCGGCGGCGTACCTCGCGCGCGCCGGGCTCCGCGTGCTCGTGCTCGAACGCCGCGCGAGCCTCGGCGGCCCGGTCGCGACGGAACCAATCGCTCCGGGATTCCGTGGGCCGACGGGCGCCACGGTGTGCGGCCTGCTTCGCCCGGAAATCGTCGAGGACCTGAACCTCTTCGGACGAGGCGTCCAGTTCATCCCCGTCGATCCGGAGGTCGTCGCCCTCGGGGACGGCAAGGCGTTGCGGCTCTGGCGGGACATGCGGAAGACACAATCCGAACTCTCGAGCGTTTCCGCCAAAGATTCGGAGGCGTATCCGCGGTTCGTCGAGTTCCTATCCCAGTTCGCGGCGGCGCTCGATCCACTCATGGCCATGGCGCCCCCGAACCTCGCCGCGCCGACCCTCGGAGAGCAGGCAGGTCTCGTCCGCCGAGCGCTCCGGCTCCGAAGGCTCGGGAAGGCGGTCATGCAGCAAATGCTGCGGCTGCCTCCAATGCCGGTCCGAGACGTGCTCGACGAGTGGTTCGAGTCGGAACTCCTGAAGGCGAGCCTCTCGGTCGACGCGTTGCTCGGGACCTTCGAGGGGCCTTGGTCCCCGGGGACCGCATTCGGGCTGATCCGGCACTTCCTTCCCGGGGTCCACGGGAGCGCCTGGTCGTTCGTCCGCGGAGGGATGGGCACCCTCGCCGCGGCCCTCGGGGACGCTGCGCGGGCTGCCGGCGCGACGATCCGGACGGAATCCGAGGTGCGCCGGATCCTGAGCGGGGGAAATCGCGTGACAGGAGTGGAGCTTGCAACGGGCGAGATCATCGAGGCAAAGGTCGTCGCCTCGAACGCGGATCCGAAGCGGACCTTCCTGCGCCTCGTCGCGTCAGAGGAGCTGGGCCCGGAGTTCCTCGTCCAGGTCCGCAACTTCCAGATGAACGGGGTCGTGGCGAAGGTGAACTTCGCCCTCGACGCTGCGCCGACCCTCGCCGCATGGCCGGACGGGACCCCCGCCCACTTCCGCGTGTGCCCGTCGATGGAATACATCGAACGAGCCTACGACGATGCGAAGTACGGGAAAGTTTCCGGAAATCCGTTCCTCGACGTGTTCGTCCCGACGACCCTCGATCCGAACCTCGCTCCTCCGGGGAAACACGTCTTGTCGGCGACGGTCCAGTATGCGCCGTACGGGTTGCGGCGAGGGACCTGGGACAAGGAAGGGGAGAAGCTGGGCGATCGGGTTCAGGCTCTCCTCGACGAGGCCATCCCTGGCTTCAAGCGGCTCGTCATCGCCCGGCAAGTGCTCACGCCGGCGGACTTCGAGACGCGGTTCGCCCTGACGGAGGGCCACATCTACCACGGCGAGATGACGCTCAATCAATCGTTCGTCCTGCGGCCCGTCCCCGGCTGGTCGCGGTACCGAACGCCCATCGAGGGACTCTACCTCTGCGGTTCCGGCGCCCACCCAGGCGGCGGGATCACGGGAGCGCCCGGGCTGAATGCGTCCAGAGAAATCCTGAGAGACTGGCCGCATTTCGCGAGAGCGGCCTGATTCGGGACTCCCCCGAAGGCCGGGCAATCCTTGAAATCCGGCGGACGATTCACCGAACCGCCATGGCCGATCTCCTCGAGCCCGGAACGGAAGCCCCGGATTTCGAGGGCGTCACCCAGGATGGCCGGGAGATCCGGCTCCGCGATTTCGAGGGTCGGCCCGTCGTCCTGTACTTCTACCCCGAAGACGACACGCCCGGGTGCACACGGGAGGCGTGCGCGTTCCGCGACGACCTCGGTGCGCTCAAGGACTTCCGCGCGGAGGTGCTCGGGGTGAGCGTCCAAGACGCCGCCTCGCACCGCGCGTTTCGGGAACGGTATGGGCTCAACTTCGACCTCGTGGCGGATCCGGACAAGCGGATTGCGCGGTCGTACAACGCCCTGGGCCTGTTCGGCGTCGCGAAGCGCGTCACGTACGTCATTGGACCGACTCGGAAAATCCTGGCGGCGTACCGCCGCATCGATCCCGGGTCGCACAGCCGGGAAGCCCTCCGAGTCCTGTCCGAGGCGGTGGGGAAATGACGGCGGGGAAGGCGCGACTCCCAGAGGTCCAAATTCCGAAAGACATTCGCCTGCGGTACGATCGATTCCTCGATCACTTCAAAGGCTTCGAGGACGTACCGGCCGTCCGAGCGATCTTCGGCTCGAAGACGAAGACGGTGCTCCGGAGCCTGCGGGTAGAGTTCTTCTCCTCCAAGTGGGGGTACATGGGCGTGAGCGACGAGGACGGCCATCTGGTCGTCTCGACGCACTACCTCCGGACGGGCAAACGGCGGGACATCTACCTCGACGTGATCCACGAGCTCGTCCACGTCCGACAGTTCCGGGAGGGCAAGGAGCTGTTCCCGGAGGGCTTCGAGTACCCCAGTGCGCCCACCGAGATCGAAGCCTACCGTACGTGCGTGGCCGAAGGCCGACGGCTCGGCATGGACGATGCAGAGCTGTTCGAGTACCTGAAGGTCGAATGGATGGACGAGAAGGACGTACGAAAGCTCGCACGCAACGTTGGCGTCCGGCCGCCTCCACCCAAGCGCAACGCGACCCGAAAACGGGCTTCGGGCTGACCCATCCGACTGCGGCATCACTCGAACGACGAGAGCCTCGGCTGTTTCGTCTTCGGACGCTCGAGCTTCGTCACCCGAACGCCGAGGAGCCGGACCCGATGCGAGTTCCCGGCGAATTCGGAGAGGAGTTCCCCGCATACCCGCGCCAACACGTCCTCGTCGAGGACGTTCGACGCCAAGGTCCGTTCCCGGAGATGGGTTTGGAAGCCTTCGAACCGGATCTTGATCCCGATCGTCCGGAAGGTCGCGCCTTGAGCACGTGCCCGCAGGAAGACGTTGTGCGCCACGTCGCGCAACGTCTCTTCGACCCGGCTCCAGTCCGCGACGTCCCGCTCGAACGTCCGCTCGACGCTGATCGACTTCGGGTCCGGCCTCTCTTCGACGGGGAGTTGTTCGAGGCCGCGCGCGATGCCCCACAGCCAAACGGAGTTCTTCCCCAGAATCTTCTTGAGCTCCGTCCCTTTGGATCGAGCCAGCTCGCCGACCGTCCGGACTCCGACGCGTTCGAGCAGCTCGGCGGTCTTCGGGCCGACCCCGCTGATCTTCGTGACCGGAAGCGGATCGAGGAAGGCGGTCACCTCCTCGGGACGCACGACCTTCAGACCGTCGGGCTTCGCCAAATCCGACGCAATCTTGGCGACGGACTTGTTCGGCGCGGCGCCGATCGTGCAGGCCAGACCCTCCCGTTCGCGTACGGCCGCCTTGACGCGGAGTGCATACGCCGCCGCGTCGTCGAAGCCGCGTACCTTCGTGCTGACGTCAAGAAACGCTTCGTCGATGCTCACATGCTCGAGGACATCCGCGAAGGACCGCAGGACGTCGATGACGCTCTCCGAGACGGACCCGTAGAGATCGTAGTTCGGTCGGAGGTAGACCGCGTCCGGCGCCTTGCGCCACGCCAGGCCGATGGGCATGCCGCTCCGGATCCCGATCTCGCGGGCCTCGTAGCTGCAAGCCATCACGACGCCGCGGCCCTTGCCGCCTTTCGGATCGGCACCGACGATAACCGGCTTCCCGACGAGCTCCGGATGATCCCTCCGTTCCACGCTGACGTAGAAGGCATCCATGTCTACATGGAAGATAATCCGCGGAGACTTGAGCATCTGAATTACGACATGCACATCGGGCTAACAAGATTGCGGCGGGGCGGCGTCCTAGGGCGACTTCTCCAGGGGAACGAGCCTCCCGAGGCGCGTCTCGAACTCGGCCTCATCCCGTACCCAGTCTGTCGGGAGGCGCACGACTTTCTGGCGTCCCCTCGGCCGGCGCAGCTCGAACTCGACAACCCTCCTACCCCGGACCACCTTCAGGCGCACCCGGGCGATGTCTTGGAATGAAAGGACGGCGGGCAGACGCAGCAGGACGTCCATCAAGGACCGCGTGGGGAGGCGCACGCCGTTCGCCGCGACCTCGAGGTCGCCAATGCTTCGACTCCAGTTCAGTAGGCCGGCACCCGTCATCGCCGTAAACACGGCGAGGATTGTGAGGCTCTGTGCATCCGCGAAGAACCTGCCCTGAAGGATCTCGATGGGCAGCACCCGGACAGCGTATAGAGCTTCATACACACTCCCGAACAGAAGGAAGGCCCCCGTCCATTGAAGGGTCCGTTTTGCCCGTCGGGCCTGAGGAGAAAGAGGCCCGGCCTTCGCTATCGCCATGTCCCTTCCCATGTCCGTGCGCGGGTCAGCCGAAATCGCCGAGGCTCCTTTGACCTGCGGGAGCCAAGGCGTTCGCGGGGAACTCGTACTCCATCAAGCCCGCGAGGCGCCGGAACTCGTTCACGCTCCCTGGGCCGAAACCCGCATAGTGGTTGTTGAAGAAGACCAGGGCGCCCTTCACCGAATCCGGGGAATCCTCGAGGTCCTTGTACCAAGAGCGCATCTCCGCGGACTTGTCTTTCTGGACCTCCTTAAACTCCGTGATCTCGCGGTCCCCGACCATCCGAAGGTACACCTGGTCCGACGTCACTTCCGTCGGCGTCCGCAGGTACTGGTTCTCGGACCACACGCTCGTGATGTTCCGATCCCGGAGCAGCTTGTACACGTCCTCGCGGAACCACGACTTGTGGCGGAACTCGATCGCGTGAGGGTACTTCTCGACCTCGAGGGCCTGGATGAACGCCTGCATCACCGTCCAGTGGGAATCGAACTTGATCGACGGCGGCAGCTGCGCGACGAGGGGGCCGCACTTCTCCCGGAGTTCCTTGGCGGACGCGTAGAACCAGCCCAGCGGCTCCGTCACGTCCTTGAGCTTCTTCTCGTGCGTGATCCGCTTCGGCATCTTCATCGCGAAGAGGAAGCCGGGAGGGGTGGACTTGTACCACCCTTTCGTCATGGCAGGCCCGGGGTTGCGGTAGAACGACGAATCCACCTCGACGCAGTCGAACACGGTGCCGTAGAGCTTGAGGTAGTCCGACTTCGGCGTGCCGGGCGGGTAGAACCCGCCGAGCCAGTCGTCGTACCCCCAGCCGCTGCAGCCCACGCGGAGCTTGTCCTTGAGCGCCATGTGACCGTCCGGACCGAGGTACCCGAATAAAGCGCGGTTGGCTAAAGGCCTTGGCTCGTGCTGCGCGAGCCGCCGAGGCCCGCATGCTATCGCAATTCGGAATCAACCTCGATTCCCTCGTCGCTCGGCTTATGGACCCCAAAGGTCGTGGTCCGTAGTCCCAATGGACATCCTCCTCAGCCTCTTGATCCTGCTCGTCGGCGCGCGCTTGTCGGGCGAGTTGGCCGCGCGAGTCAAGGCCCCGGCGCTCGTCGGGGAAATCCTTGCGGGCATCATCCTGGGGCCGTCCGTCCTCGGTTTCGTTCGCCCAGACGCGGCGATCCAGGAACTCGCGAATCTCGGGATCTTCTTCATCGTCTACCTCGCGGCGTTGGAGCTGACCCTCGCGGACATCCGACGATCCATCCGGGATAGCGGTATCTTCATCGCGATCGGTGCGTTCACGATCCCCGCGCTGGCGGGCACCGCACTCGGCGGCGCAATCGGGCTGCCCCCCAGCTCCGCGATGTTCCTGGGCATTGCGCTCGCTTTCACCGCCCTGCCCGTCCTGGCCCGGATCCTCTCCGATTTGGAGTTGTTGCACACGCCCCTCGGTCGCAGCCTGCTGTCGGCGGGGCTGCTCTGCGACGTGGCGGGACTCGCTTCGATTGGCCTCCTCGTGAACCTGAACGGCCCGCTTGGCCTGGACGTGTGGGCCGCTGCGGTCCTCTTGCTGAAGTTCGGCGTGTTCTTTGCGGCGATGATGAGCGTGGACATGATCTTCCGCTACCGCCACGGAGCCCTCGGCGCGTGGATCCTGCGTTCGTCGAGACACCTCCTCACGAAGGAATCCGCGTTCGCCCTGCCTTTCCTGGTCGCTTTGGGATTCGCGTTCCTGGCGGACGCCCTGGGCCTGCACTTCATCGTCGGGGCCTTCTTCGGAACCCTCCTCGTCGCGGAGCACGTGATCGCCGATCGCGACGTCAAGGCGGTCCGGTCCGCCACCTCGGCAGTCACGATGGGGGTATTCGGACCCGTGTTCTTCGCCTTCATCGGCCTGACGTTTCAGGTCGGGAGCCTCGGTAACCTCGGCCTCGTCGGCGCGGTCCTTGGCGTCGCGGCCGCGAGCAAGTTCGTCGGAGGGTATGTCGGGGCCGCGTGGTCCCACATGTCGCGCCGCGATCGCGTCGCGGCGGGAATCGGCATGAACGGCCGTGGGGCGATGGAACTCGTCGTCGCGACGCTCGGCCTCGAGCTGGGACTCATCGATGGAACCCTGTTTTCGATCCTCGTCCTGACGGGCGTGGTCACAACGTTGATGACGCCGTTTGGGCTCCGGTTCATCCTGCGCCGCACGAAGTCCGCGGATTTGAGTCCTGCGCATCCCCCCGCGCCAGGGGACGCGGGCGGGCTCAACGGCGGTACGTGAATGAAGCGACTCGCGGTCATCGGATGGCGCTGACAGTTGCCGGCCTCGCGCTCGCATTCGGATTTTGGCCTCTCACATCGGTCAGCGGCGCCGACCTCCTTGCGTCGAGGAACGCCAGCGCTCAATGTGCCGGCTACTCGCCGGGGCGCGAATCACCATCCGCGAGCGCGTCCTCGACGTCCAAGTCTTCCCTTTCTTCGGGACCGCGTTCACGTCGCTCGAGCTGGAGGACGGGAGCGCGCAGCAGACCGCCCTCGTCTCCGTGCGGGGGAACGCGACCGGGGGTCAGGGCCGGGGACACCGTCTCCGCGGCCGCCGTGTTGCAGGTCGTCCAGAGCGTCTCCTTCTACTGCTGGGAGGTCGCGACCCCCGCCGACGTACACCAAGCGTGGCCCATCGATGCGGTCTTCTTCGGAACGATGACCGTCGGCGTCGCGATCCTGGCGTACGCCGCCCTCCGGAAGCCGTAGGCCACCGGAAGGCTGAAATCGACTCCGGGGCATCGGCACGCGGATGTCGGAGCTCGGCGAGCGCGGCGCCCGTCGCATCGAATGGGCTCGCGACCACATGCCCGTGCTCGCGGCGATCCGGGACGAGCTGAAACGAGAGAAGACCCTTCGAGGCCTCCGCATCGGAATGGCGTTGCACGTCGAGGCGAAGACGGGCGTCCTCGCCCTGTCGCTCCGGGAATCCGGCGCGACCGTCCGGCTCGCGTCGTGCAATCCCCTGTCGACGGACGACAGCGTTGCGACGGCTCTGGAGGAGGTCCACGGCCTCGAGGTGTACGCCCGCAAGTGGCAGTCCACCGAGGAATACTACGAGAACCTGCACAAGGTCCTCGACCTCAAGCCCGATCTCGTGATCGACGACGGGGCGGACCTCGTTTTCCTCCTTCACACCAAGAGGACGGAGCTGTTGCCCGGCGTCCGCGGAGGGAACGAGGAGACCACCACGGGCGTGATTCGCCTCCGCGCCATGGAGCGGGACGGCGCCCTGCGGTTCCCGATCATCGACGTCAACGACGCGCAGATGAAGCATCTGTTCGACAACCGCTACGGGACCGGCCAGAGCACGATCGACGGCCTGATGACCGCGACGAATCTCGTAATCGCCGGCAAGACGTTCGTCGTCGCGGGATACGGGTGGACGGGCCGTGGGATCGCGATGCGCGCCCACGGCCTCGGCGCCCACGTCGTCGTGACGGAAGTCGACCCGGTCAAGGCGCTCGAAGCCTCGATGGACGGATTCGAGGTCCTGCCGATGCGGGCCGCCGCGAAGGTGGCCGATTTCATCGTCACCGCGACCGGATGCAAGGACATCGTCACGGCGGCGCATTTCCCCGGGCTGAAAGACGGCGTCGTCCTCGCGAATTCGGGCCACTTCGACAACGAAATTTCGAAGGCGGACCTCGAGCGGCTCTCGAAGGGGGAGCGACGCGTTCGCGAATTCGTCGACGAGTACAGACTTCCGGGCGGGAAGCGCGTCTACCTCCTGGCGGAAGGCAGGCTCGTGAACATCGCGGCCGGGCAGGGCCATCCCGTTGAGATCATGGACATGAGTTTCGCCATCCAGGCCGGCGCGGCCGGGTATCTCGCGCAGCACGCCTCGAGCCTGAAGCCGCGTGTCTACGCCGTCCCCGCCGACCTCGACCTCAAAGTCGCTCGCTTGAAGCTCCGCAGTTCAGGAATCCGAATCGATCGGCTCACGAAGGAGCAACGCGCCTACCTCGATTCGTGGCGCGAAGGGACCTGATGAACCGTCGCGCGGCGGGAGGGACGCAAACTGCGGGCGAAACGAGCGGTCCTCAGCGACTTCGACGGCACGATCACCCGCACCGACGTCGCCGAGGCGATCTTGGCCGAGTTCGCGCCACCCGCATGGTGGGAGATCGAGGAACTCCACCGCGCCCGCCAGATCGGAACGCGGGAGACGATGGCGCGGCAGTTCGCGCTGCTCCACACGAAACAGGACGACCTCCTGCGTTTCATCGACGCCCACGTCGAGATCGATGAGACGTTCCTCGACTTCGTCCGTTTCTGTGAAGCCGGCGGGATTCTCGTCGAAATCGTGAGTGAGGGCCTTGACTTCTATGTGCGCCATGTCCTGCGGAAGTGGGACATCCGCCTGCCCGTCCGGACCAACCGGGCGGTCTTCGAGGGCGGGATTGTGCGGATCGAGTATCCGTGGGCCGATCCGACGTGCACCCTATGCGGTACGTGCAAGCTGCTGCGCCTCTTCGAACTTCGGGCCGAAGGGTACCGGACGGCCTACGTCGGAGACGGACATTCGGACCTGTGCCCCGCCCTCGAGGCCGATCTCGTTTTCGCCAAGGAGGAGTTGGCCCGCCTGTGCGACGAAGAAGAAATCCCGTACCACCGCTTCGAGCGCTTCGCGGACGTGCAACGGGGCTTGGCGGCGTTCGCATGAGGAACTTCCTCGGTGCGTTCGGCCACGTCGCGATGGACTACATCGTCAGCGTGCGCCGCCTCCCACGGCCGAACACGTCGATCGAGATCGTGGATCGGAACCGATATTTCGGCGGCACCGCCGGGAATCTCGCGAGGTCGGCCGCCCGGCTCGGCGTCAAGACGAGCCTGGCCTCGTTCGTCGGAACCGACTTCCCGGCGGACTATCGTTCCGCCCTGGCCGCGGAGGGCGTCGACCTCACGGACCTCCGCGCGCTCCCGCGGGCGAGCACCCCGACCGCCTGGATCTTCTCGGATCCGAACGGAAACCAAATGGCGATCATCGATCAAGGGCCGATGAAAGAGGCCGTGCGACTCCCAGTCCTCCGGCACTCCGTGAAAGACGTCGATCTGGTCCATCTGGGCACGGGCCGCCCACAGTACTATCTGCGAATCGCGAAACTCGCGGAGGACCTCGGCCGATCGATTGCGTTCGACCCGTCGCAAGAAATCCACTACGTGTACACGGCCCATCAGTTCCGCGAGCTCATCCGCCGCTCCACGTATTTCTTCGGGAACGAAGCGGAGATCGCCCGTGCGAAGCGTTTCGTGCGCGTCACCTCGACCGCCGGCCTGGCACGGTTCGCGCCCGTCGTCGTCGTCACGATGGGCTCGAGGGGGAGCACCGTGTACACGCGCGAAGAACGGATCCGAATCCCACGAGTCCCACCGCGCCGGCTCGTCGACGTGACCGGCGCGGGCGATGCATACCGGGCGGGATTCTACGCGGGACTTTCGCGGGGATACGACGTGCGGCACTGCGGCATCCTCGGCTCTGCGGTCGCGAGCTACGCCGTCGAAGCGAAGGGGACGCAGACGAACTTGCCCACGTGGTCGCAGGCACTGAGCCGGGCGGAGCGACACACGTCGTTCTAATGGAGAGACAAGAGGACGTGAATCGCTTTGCCAAGGTACGAAAGGGTTATATTGCGTCAGAAGGTTCCGGGCGAGGTGACCAGGGATGGCCATCGGGTTCGTGCTCATTAGCACCGCTCCCGCTAAGGAGCACGAGGTGTACAACGAGCTCCTCAAGGTCAAGGAAATCGTGGAACTCCATCCCCTGTTCGGGGAGTACGACCTCATCGCAAAGATCGAAGCGGAGGACTTCAATGTCCTCGGTCAGGTCGTCGTCGACAAGATCCGATCCATCGCGGGCGTCATCGACACGAAGACCTTAACGGGAATCAAGTTCTGAGGGAGCCACATGAGCGTTTTTGCCGCGTTTGAACCGTGGACATTCGTGACCATCCTCCTGCTTACGTTCAGCCTCTTCCTCGTCATCACGGGCGCCTTCACGGCGTACTTCGGAAGCGGCAAGAGCCGGAAGATCGGGGTCGGGCTCCTTGTGGGTGGTCTGATCGTGGGAATCTTGTGGGCTTGGTACACGGGACCGTACAGCGCGGGCGTGGATCTCGTCGGAATCATCGTCCAATCCATCGGCGTGATCCTCGCAGCCATCATCGGAGCCGCCGCCGCGATCGGTCTTTTCCTCCTCGCGATCATGAAGAGTTAGGGCACGGATAGCGCCCCCCACGCGTCGCGCGCCTGCGGTGAGAAGCCTTTATTTCCCGAGCCCTCTTTGTCCTACGCGATGGCCGTCGAAGTGCTCGTCGTTCTGGGTTCCAAGACGGACGCCGAGGTCGGGAAGAAAGCCGCTTCGATGCTCGACGAATTCGGAGTCGGGTATGAAATCGTCGTCGCGTCCGCCCACCGGACTCCGGACCTGCTCCGCGACCTCATCCGGAACACGACCGCCAAGGTCTTCATCGCGGTGGCGGGCCTTTCGGCGGCGCTCCCCGGCACGATCGCATCGCACACGACGAAACCGGTCATCGGTGTGCCCGTTAGCGGGAAGCTGAACCTCGACGCGGTCCTGAGCGTCTCCCAGATGCCCCCGGGCGTGCCCGTCGCCGCGGTCGGCCTGGATCGAGGGGAGAACGCGGCGATCCTCGCGGTCGAGATCCTCGCGGTGAAGGACGAGCGGCTCGCGGAGAAGCTCCAGGAGCATCGCGAGGCGCTAAAGAAATGGGTCCTCGAGGACTCGCGGACGCTGGGAGAATGAAGTTCGATGCCGACGCGTTCATCCGCGAGCAGGTCGAGCTCATCCGGAACGCCGTGCCTGGCCGAGCGATCATCGCCTGCTCCGGAGGCGTCGACAGCACGACGGCCGCGGTCCTGGCGGGCCGGGCACTCGGAGACCGCCTCCTCGGCGTCTACGTCGACACGGGCCTCATGCGGAAAGCCGAGACCGAAGACGTCGAGCACACGCTCCAGACCCTGGGGGTAAATCACCGCATCCTCCGTGCCGCCGACGAATTCTTCGCGGCGCTCCGCGGCGTGACGGATCCGGAGAAGAAACGGACGATCATCGGTCGGAAGTTCATCGAGCTGTTCGAACACGAGGCGAAGACGTTCGGCGCGGATCACTTAGTCCAAGGCACCATCGCCCCGGACTGGATCGAGAGCGGCGGACAGCTGCGGGACCGCATCAAAACGCACCACAACGTCGCCGGCCTCCCGGCGGAAATGAAGCTGAAGCTCATCGAGCCGTTGCGGGACTTGTACAAGGACGAAGTCCGAGCGGTCGCCCGCGCGCTCGGGGTCCGCGTCGCCGAACGCCAGCCGTTTCCGGGACCCGCCCTCGCGGTGCGAGTCATTGGCGAAGTGACGCCGGAGCGGGTGGCGCTCGTCCGGGAGGCCTCGGCGATCGTGGAGGACGAAATCCAGGCGGCCGCGTCACGGGGGCTCATGCCGGTGCCCTGGCAGTACTTCGCGGTCCTCGTGCCCGTGCAGACCGTCGGCGTCCATGGCGACCTCCGCGTCTACGGACACACCGTCGCGGTGCGAGCGGTCGAATCGATCGATGGCATGAGCGCGACGTATTCGAAGATCCCCCACGATGTGCTCGACCGAATCTCGACCCGCATCACGAACGAGGTCGGCGGGATCAACCGCGTCGTGTACGACGTCTCGAATAAGCCTCCGGCCACGATCGAGTGGGAGTAGACGTAGGATCGATGGAAACCTTTTTGTCGCCGGGTCCTTTCGTTGTCCCATGCGCGTTTTCGTCGT
It encodes the following:
- a CDS encoding Lrp/AsnC ligand binding domain-containing protein; the encoded protein is MAIGFVLISTAPAKEHEVYNELLKVKEIVELHPLFGEYDLIAKIEAEDFNVLGQVVVDKIRSIAGVIDTKTLTGIKF
- a CDS encoding adenosylhomocysteinase gives rise to the protein MSELGERGARRIEWARDHMPVLAAIRDELKREKTLRGLRIGMALHVEAKTGVLALSLRESGATVRLASCNPLSTDDSVATALEEVHGLEVYARKWQSTEEYYENLHKVLDLKPDLVIDDGADLVFLLHTKRTELLPGVRGGNEETTTGVIRLRAMERDGALRFPIIDVNDAQMKHLFDNRYGTGQSTIDGLMTATNLVIAGKTFVVAGYGWTGRGIAMRAHGLGAHVVVTEVDPVKALEASMDGFEVLPMRAAAKVADFIVTATGCKDIVTAAHFPGLKDGVVLANSGHFDNEISKADLERLSKGERRVREFVDEYRLPGGKRVYLLAEGRLVNIAAGQGHPVEIMDMSFAIQAGAAGYLAQHASSLKPRVYAVPADLDLKVARLKLRSSGIRIDRLTKEQRAYLDSWREGT
- a CDS encoding cation:proton antiporter; amino-acid sequence: MDILLSLLILLVGARLSGELAARVKAPALVGEILAGIILGPSVLGFVRPDAAIQELANLGIFFIVYLAALELTLADIRRSIRDSGIFIAIGAFTIPALAGTALGGAIGLPPSSAMFLGIALAFTALPVLARILSDLELLHTPLGRSLLSAGLLCDVAGLASIGLLVNLNGPLGLDVWAAAVLLLKFGVFFAAMMSVDMIFRYRHGALGAWILRSSRHLLTKESAFALPFLVALGFAFLADALGLHFIVGAFFGTLLVAEHVIADRDVKAVRSATSAVTMGVFGPVFFAFIGLTFQVGSLGNLGLVGAVLGVAAASKFVGGYVGAAWSHMSRRDRVAAGIGMNGRGAMELVVATLGLELGLIDGTLFSILVLTGVVTTLMTPFGLRFILRRTKSADLSPAHPPAPGDAGGLNGGT
- a CDS encoding NAD(P)/FAD-dependent oxidoreductase; protein product: MLEAFDVAIVGGGHNGLVAAAYLARAGLRVLVLERRASLGGPVATEPIAPGFRGPTGATVCGLLRPEIVEDLNLFGRGVQFIPVDPEVVALGDGKALRLWRDMRKTQSELSSVSAKDSEAYPRFVEFLSQFAAALDPLMAMAPPNLAAPTLGEQAGLVRRALRLRRLGKAVMQQMLRLPPMPVRDVLDEWFESELLKASLSVDALLGTFEGPWSPGTAFGLIRHFLPGVHGSAWSFVRGGMGTLAAALGDAARAAGATIRTESEVRRILSGGNRVTGVELATGEIIEAKVVASNADPKRTFLRLVASEELGPEFLVQVRNFQMNGVVAKVNFALDAAPTLAAWPDGTPAHFRVCPSMEYIERAYDDAKYGKVSGNPFLDVFVPTTLDPNLAPPGKHVLSATVQYAPYGLRRGTWDKEGEKLGDRVQALLDEAIPGFKRLVIARQVLTPADFETRFALTEGHIYHGEMTLNQSFVLRPVPGWSRYRTPIEGLYLCGSGAHPGGGITGAPGLNASREILRDWPHFARAA
- a CDS encoding DUF72 domain-containing protein; translation: MALKDKLRVGCSGWGYDDWLGGFYPPGTPKSDYLKLYGTVFDCVEVDSSFYRNPGPAMTKGWYKSTPPGFLFAMKMPKRITHEKKLKDVTEPLGWFYASAKELREKCGPLVAQLPPSIKFDSHWTVMQAFIQALEVEKYPHAIEFRHKSWFREDVYKLLRDRNITSVWSENQYLRTPTEVTSDQVYLRMVGDREITEFKEVQKDKSAEMRSWYKDLEDSPDSVKGALVFFNNHYAGFGPGSVNEFRRLAGLMEYEFPANALAPAGQRSLGDFG
- a CDS encoding MtnX-like HAD-IB family phosphatase produces the protein MRAKRAVLSDFDGTITRTDVAEAILAEFAPPAWWEIEELHRARQIGTRETMARQFALLHTKQDDLLRFIDAHVEIDETFLDFVRFCEAGGILVEIVSEGLDFYVRHVLRKWDIRLPVRTNRAVFEGGIVRIEYPWADPTCTLCGTCKLLRLFELRAEGYRTAYVGDGHSDLCPALEADLVFAKEELARLCDEEEIPYHRFERFADVQRGLAAFA
- a CDS encoding carbohydrate kinase family protein, yielding MRNFLGAFGHVAMDYIVSVRRLPRPNTSIEIVDRNRYFGGTAGNLARSAARLGVKTSLASFVGTDFPADYRSALAAEGVDLTDLRALPRASTPTAWIFSDPNGNQMAIIDQGPMKEAVRLPVLRHSVKDVDLVHLGTGRPQYYLRIAKLAEDLGRSIAFDPSQEIHYVYTAHQFRELIRRSTYFFGNEAEIARAKRFVRVTSTAGLARFAPVVVVTMGSRGSTVYTREERIRIPRVPPRRLVDVTGAGDAYRAGFYAGLSRGYDVRHCGILGSAVASYAVEAKGTQTNLPTWSQALSRAERHTSF
- a CDS encoding peroxiredoxin; protein product: MADLLEPGTEAPDFEGVTQDGREIRLRDFEGRPVVLYFYPEDDTPGCTREACAFRDDLGALKDFRAEVLGVSVQDAASHRAFRERYGLNFDLVADPDKRIARSYNALGLFGVAKRVTYVIGPTRKILAAYRRIDPGSHSREALRVLSEAVGK
- the dinB gene encoding DNA polymerase IV, translated to MLKSPRIIFHVDMDAFYVSVERRDHPELVGKPVIVGADPKGGKGRGVVMACSYEAREIGIRSGMPIGLAWRKAPDAVYLRPNYDLYGSVSESVIDVLRSFADVLEHVSIDEAFLDVSTKVRGFDDAAAYALRVKAAVREREGLACTIGAAPNKSVAKIASDLAKPDGLKVVRPEEVTAFLDPLPVTKISGVGPKTAELLERVGVRTVGELARSKGTELKKILGKNSVWLWGIARGLEQLPVEERPDPKSISVERTFERDVADWSRVEETLRDVAHNVFLRARAQGATFRTIGIKIRFEGFQTHLRERTLASNVLDEDVLARVCGELLSEFAGNSHRVRLLGVRVTKLERPKTKQPRLSSFE